GATTATTAAAGATAGAGAAAAATGTGCATTTATTTGGTTTGGCAAATAGAAAAGATGCAGTAAATTTAATCAGAAACTGCCAATTCTTTGTGATGCCTTCACGCGTTGAACCTCTAGGTATTGTAAACTTAGAGGCCATGGCCTGTTCTAAGGCAGTCATTGCTTCCAGAGTAGGCGGTATACCAGAGGTAGTTGAGCATGGCCTAACCGGATTATTAGTTGAGTCATGCAGCGAGAAAGCACTGGCTGCAGCGATAAAGCGACTTATGGAAGATAAGAATTTAAGAATCAGACTTGGCAGAAACGGCAGGCTTAAGGCTGAGCAACGTGGATTTTCTTGGGAGTTTATAGCCGATAAACATCTGGAGATATCAAAAGGATTTTTGAATTATGAAGATTGACCCCTTTGATTATACAATAGGCTTAAAGATAAAAAATATAGAGGCGGCCTTAAGGGATAGGGAATTTCAAAATAGCACCTGTGAATCTTTCCCTGCATCTTTAACCATTGCAGATACTACAAGATGTAATCTAGACTGTATAATGTGTCATCACCATTTGGCCAAGACATATACAAAGTCTGCAAGCAATATTAATATGGATTTTAATCTATTTTCGAAGATTGCCAAAGAGACATTTCCCCATATTAACCTTGTTAGTTTAAGTGTATCTGGAGAACCTTTCATTAATCCAAATTTTTCTAAAGAGTTAGAGTTAATCGCTTTCCACAAGGTTAAGTTAGGTATTATTACTAACGCCACACTCATGCCAAAAGGCGATAGCCTAAGGAGACTTGTTAATAATCTCTCTAGTATAATTGTTTCTATTGATGCTGCTAGCAAGAAAACTTACGAGGCTATAAGAAAAGGCGCTAGATTCCAACAGGTTATCGATAACGTCAAGCGGCTTAATAGGGCAAGACTAAAATTCAGTAAAAGTTTTAGACCCAAGCTTATCTTCTGGCTAGTTTTGATGAGGAAAAATATTGAAGAGTTATCAGAATATGTGCGCTTAGCTCATGCTCTTAAGGCAGACGGGATAGGACTGGTCCACATGTCAATACATCATGAGAAATTAAAAAAAGAATCATTGATTTACCACAAGCGATTGACGAATCGCTG
This window of the Candidatus Omnitrophota bacterium genome carries:
- a CDS encoding radical SAM protein — its product is MKIDPFDYTIGLKIKNIEAALRDREFQNSTCESFPASLTIADTTRCNLDCIMCHHHLAKTYTKSASNINMDFNLFSKIAKETFPHINLVSLSVSGEPFINPNFSKELELIAFHKVKLGIITNATLMPKGDSLRRLVNNLSSIIVSIDAASKKTYEAIRKGARFQQVIDNVKRLNRARLKFSKSFRPKLIFWLVLMRKNIEELSEYVRLAHALKADGIGLVHMSIHHEKLKKESLIYHKRLTNRCLKAARKLIDSFGIEVYNIAPLFSFGRTPIKKSYYTLNKRPCKFPWREAFIEVNGDVYPCCAPDKSGLLMGNVREQTFRQIWNGRRYRLLRTSFKNGNLFAPCKNCYQRLKDYTSDISGIYFPPPIA